One window of Scheffersomyces stipitis CBS 6054 chromosome 1, whole genome shotgun sequence genomic DNA carries:
- a CDS encoding conserved hypothetical protein serine-rich (conserved hypothetical protein; serine-rich) — MAISIQSQSAYSPAIPIATQEYDAENRLRKQCISPLRNSVTITSIKSTLYNKRTNYRGSKRSRNKNHQVNRTQVAAHPLNEFAPQNPSPDYYQYEYEANYNHLGNEDDVKHFENVDGENAEVEEVDIDEEEEIEDDYSYDDYSLSSESSHSTSTDRLSSLSASSHRNCYCYFSYNNNHHSFSYVSKSSRYGSVINIPKSVTSSLSSSAPSVFSSYISSSSPLATTSVSKTASFAAPSIVTNSAMTATTETSPAFTISSNDTHRSLHKSSSTESLYKVLKTQDSLDLKKKASPISKLTNSFRSWKDSLQRNLSTYSLLQETPRMTDDVLPPIAASASGSRWAVLADVHEAEEPEDDEDEKSLHQELTTFECADSNDVEYDSLKTPSCKSFKNRDNRINSSFLRLYAFDYNARMNSKTLPNTASFGSGDTNVNQTELFRLVADKPQLLVFHHRYNVCRISNMSRDKLWNSVILPPRSDDSPLLGIDCNNYVFLGNADLDDIDYSLTRKSGNYLPWDSTSLSLRPTLKPAGILYNGKTKPNGMAPNSGFTKTQFTVKGWCNPRWMDCSS; from the coding sequence ATGGCCATTTCCATCCAAAGCCAGTCGGCGTACTCTCCGGCGATTCCTATAGCGACACAAGAGTACGACGCTGAGAACAGACTCAGAAAACAGTGTATACTGCCCCTTCGAAACTCCGTCACCATAACGTCTATCAAGTCGACTCTCTACAACAAACGAACCAACTATAGAGGTTCCAAACGTCTGAGAAATAAAAACCACCAAGTGAATCGAACCCAAGTAGCAGCTCACCCTCTCAATGAGTTTGCACCACAAAACCCAAGTCCTGACTACTACCAATACGAATATGAAGCAAACTACAACCATCTTGGaaacgaagacgacgtgaaacattttgaaaatgtagACGGCGAAAATGCCGAAGTAGAAGAGGTTGACAtcgacgaagaagaagaaatcgaagacGACTATTCTTACGACGATTACTCACTCAGTTCAGAGTCGTCGCATTCCACTTCCACTGATCGTCTTTCTTCGCTTTCAGCATCTTCCCATAGAAATTGTTACTGCTACTTCTCGTACAACAACAATCATCACAGCTTCTCGTACGTTTCCAAAAGCTCTCGCTATGGCTCTGTGATCAACATACCCAAGTCGGTAACATCCTCGCTATCTTCATCTGCGCCTTCTGTGTTCTCGTCCTACatttcgtcatcttcaccTTTGGCAACGACATCGGTATCCAAAACTGCCTCCTTTGCGGCGCCATCTATTGTAACCAACTCAGCCATGACTGCCACCACAGAAACGTCACCAGCATTTACTATAAGTAGCAACGACACACACCGCAGTTTGCacaagtcttcttccaccGAGTCTCTCTATAAAGTATTGAAAACACAAGACAGTCTcgatttgaagaagaaagcttCACCCATATCAAAGCTCACGAACTCATTCAGATCCTGGAAAGATTCCTTGCAAAGGAACTTATCTACCTACTCTTTGCTTCAGGAGACTCCCAGAATGACGGACGATGTTTTACCTCCTATAGCTGCATCCGCTTCAGGTTCGCGTTGGGCCGTTTTGGCAGATGTTCACGAAGCAGAAGAGCCAGAGGACGACGAGGATGAAAAGAGTTTGCATCAAGAACTCACGACTTTTGAATGTGCCGATTCGAATGATGTAGAGTACGATTCGTTGAAGACACCATCTTGTAAATCGTTCAAGAACCGAGACAATAGAATCAACTCGTCGTTCTTGAGACTCTACGCTTTTGACTACAACGCCAGAATGAACTCCAAGACGTTGCCCAACACTGCCAGCTTCGGCAGTGGCGATACCAATGTGAACCAAACAGAGTTGTTTAGACTCGTAGCTGACAAGCCACAATTGTTAGTTTTCCACCATCGCTACAATGTCTGTCGTATCTCCAACATGTCGCGTGACAAGTTGTGGAACAGTGTGATTCTTCCTCCTCGTAGCGACGATTCTCCTTTGTTGGGGATCGACTGCAACAACTATGTCTTTTTGGGAAACGCAGACCTCGATGACATCGACTACCTGCTTACCCGTAAGTCTGGAAACTATCTTCCTTGGGATTCTACTCTGTTGTCTTTGCGTCCAACATTGAAGCCAGCTGGTATCTTGTATAACGGCAAGACTAAGCCTAACGGCATGGCACCAAACTCCGGTTTCACCAAGACTCAGTTCACCGTCAAGGGCTGGTGCAATCCCAGATGGATGGACTGCTCCTCCTAA
- the XUT7 gene encoding xylose transporter, high affinity, putative similarity to STL13 (high affinity sugar transporter) has product TFAVNLYVFAVGRVLSGVGVGVLSTMVPSYQCEISPSEERGKLVCGEFTGNITGYALSVWADYFCYFIQDIGDAREKPHSFFAHLSWRLPLFIQVVIAAVLFVGGFFIVESPRWLLDVDQDQQGFHVLALLYDSHLDDNKPREEFFMIKNSILLERETTPKSERTWKHMFKNYMTRVLIACSALGFAQFNGINIISYYAPMVFEEAGFNNSKALLMTGINSIVYWFSTIPPWFLVDHWGRKPILISGGLSMGICIGLIAVVILLDKSFTPSMVAVLVIIYNASFGYSWGPIGFLIPPEVMPLAVRSKGVSISTATNWFANFVVGQMTPILQQRLGWGTYLFPAGSCIISVIVVIFFYPETKGAELEDMDSVFESFYNYKSPFKISRKRHQNDGQAYQRVENDIRHNDVEMDDLDDLD; this is encoded by the coding sequence ACTTTTGCAGTTAACTTGTATGTGTTTGCAGTTGGTAGAGTGCTTTCTGGGGTGGGTGTAGGAGTTCTATCGACTATGGTGCCGTCCTATCAATGCGAAATTAGTCCCAGCGAAGAAAGAGGCAAGTTGGTGTGTGGAGAGTTCACGGGAAATATCACTGGTTATGCTCTCAGTGTATGGGCCGATTACTTCTGCTACTTTATTCAAGATATAGGTGATGCAAGGGAGAAGCCTCATAGCTTCTTTGCCCACTTGTCCTGGCGATTGCCTCTATTCATCCAGGTGGTGATAGCGGCTGTTCTCTTTGTTGGGGGATTTTTTATTGTCGAGTCACCTCGTTGGTTATTAGATGTAGACCAGGACCAACAAGGATTCCATGTATTAGCGTTGCTCTATGATTCACATCTAGATGATAACAAACCACGTGAAGAGTTCTTTATGATCAAAAACTCCATCTTGTTAGAAAGAGAAACTACACCTAAGAGCGAACGAACTTGGAAACATatgttcaagaactacaTGACCCGAGTGCTTATAGCTTGTTCAGCACTTGGCTTTGCACAGTTCAACGGCATAAATATCATTTCGTACTATGCCCCCATggtatttgaagaagcaggcttcaacaactccaaggCTTTACTTATGACAGGCATCAACTCTATAGTATATTGGTTCAGTACGATTCCTCCGTGGTTTCTCGTGGATCATTGGGGTAGAAAGCCAATTTTGATATCCGGGGGTTTATCTATGGGAATATGTATTGGTTTGATTGCGGTGGTAATTCTACTAGACAAGTCGTTCACACCGTCTATGGTTGCGGTATTGGTGATAATCTACAATGCATCTTTTGGCTACAGTTGGGGTCCTATCGGATTCTTGATCCCGCCGGAGGTGATGCCATTGGCAGTTAGATCGAAAGGtgtttctatttctacGGCTACAAACTGGTTTGCCAATTTTGTTGTGGGTCAGATGACGCCAATTCTACAGCAGAGATTGGGCTGGGGAACTTATCTATTCCCGGCTGGTAGTTGTATCATCTCGGTGATAGtggtgattttcttctatcCAGAGACAAAGGGTGCAGAGCTAGAGGATATGGACTCTGTGTTCGAGAGCTTTTACAACTACAAGTCTCCGTTCAAGATTTCACGAAAGAGACACCAGAATGATGGCCAGGCGTACCAAAGGGTAGAGAACGATATCCGCCACAACGATGTAGAAATGGACGATTTGGACGATTTGGAC
- a CDS encoding fatty acid elongation protein-like protein: MSSRLVKFGLPDASAWHFPTLDTPVPSSPFTSEWLSSIFASSMNVTTPLTIAIVYFSSVHFINPIVKNRQLRKYYEKNPSEKKSSKEPKRVPAAPYAIARNPLFKVFVLLHNIFLCVYSVWTFIGMTASIVNTMGVFKGDILPTFYASLNRDTYTFKKFELFFQSVCDSKQGVFSRIISNDHHNLEVFGWWFYISKFYEVIDTIIILLKGRPSSLLQSYHHAGAMMCMWAGIRFQSPPIWIFVVFNSFIHSLMYFYFSLSCLHIRVPTLFKRVLTSMQITQFVVGGSIAVLHSFVWIIDTSEYVSEDNLRLISCISTPDQALPVLINVAYLAPLTALFAAFYIESYLKRK, encoded by the coding sequence ATGTCTTCCAGATTGGTTAAGTTCGGCTTGCCTGATGCCTCAGCATGGCACTTTCCTACTTTGGACACTCCTGTCCCATCCAGTCCGTTCACTTCAGAATGGTTGTCGAGTATCTTTGCCTCGTCTATGAATGTGACCACTCCCTTGACTATTGCTATAGTCTACTTCTCCTCGGTTCACTTCATCAACCCAATTGTCAAGAATAGACAGTTGAGAAAGTACTACGAGAAGAACCCTTCTGAGAAGAAGTCCAGTAAGGAACCTAAAAGAGTGCCTGCTGCTCCTTACGCCATCGCCAGAAATCCTCTTTTCAAGGTTTTTGTCTTGTTGCACAACATCTTTTTGTGTGTCTATTCTGTCTGGACCTTTATCGGCATGACAGCTTCGATCGTTAACACCATGGGAGTATTCAAGGGCGACATCTTACCAACCTTCTACGCTTCTTTGAACAGAGACACCTACactttcaagaagtttgagTTGTTCTTCCAGTCTGTTTGTGACTCTAAGCAAGGTGTCTTTTCTAGAATCATCTCGAACGACCATCACAATCTTGAGGTCTTTGGTTGGTGGTTCTACATTTCCAAATTCTACGAAGTCATTGATACTATTATCATCTTATTGAAAGGAAGACCCTCTTCGTTGTTGCAGAGTTACCACCATGCTGGTGCCATGATGTGTATGTGGGCTGGTATCAGATTCCAGTCGCCTCCTATCTGGATTTTTGTTGTGTTCAACTCTTTCATTCACTCGTTGATGTACTTTTACTTTTCCTTGAGCTGCTTGCATATCCGTGTTCCAACGTTATTCAAAAGAGTATTGACTTCGATGCAAATCACGCAGTTCGTTGTCGGTGGAAGTATTGCTGTGTTGCACTCCTTTGTGTGGATCATCGATACCTCGGAATACGTTAGTGAAGACAACTTGCGTTTGATCAGTTGCATTAGCACTCCTGACCAGGCCCTTCCTGTCTTGATCAACGTGGCCTACTTGGCTCCTTTGACTGCATTGTTTGCTGCATTCTACATCGAAAGCTACCTTAAGCGTAAATAG
- a CDS encoding predicted protein, with translation MNVSVLNLEYFFAVNPNVSTYFESNNGLWRDYISESGASYRMVDNLIPLHDIVNSINLHQIQMKSTSNYITIMEPKIKNQLITVSIHGNQDFIRNSKSEVLSRYSQVNTKTIQISQREFLAINEKFTSQLFKLCSQYHTEIVINNSKMTQEDGIGALSGYYIHVLGSQDNITITESSLRILIDNILNNYFLDSIDIQLSMIPLIGGIQLFNFNQVAKQSNSNIYIPDLLPSLFNSKIFSNTSNVKLWITAKTIPEILLTKNIIDKISEERFRNDIIVKEIELTKVKIDLMTLYNQSEILNIMFKHGIFIQMPSLGEKNNCKILIQGCSLEAVNEAVLEVNLLSTSYYCVQLNCVANQLNEYNLIQLMQDRKTCVITSNRFGIDINGNSGEIKQLLNDMAATPCIDFNTLKLRLELHNNQRDFISGKKNGKLIKIMNQLNQLPMIKFSPFNEYNFYIDFEIYEGTNMSVLLKGLDLIEMELPSELKFNIPEVFHKSIIGNGGSIIQSIMKKYNVFIKFSSTVSGTTSKNIYSFKRYDNVLIKCPRKNSKNIQLVKNEIDQLVYQCCLNNNPPKSFPNATTTVYHTVKFQLLKSHYLLLINNNKLQIINELENENNTYINFPTSIEEFKGNDVIVEIKGSEARTKHCFKQIEAMLPKNYEFKVTMSVGKFEETFSGVNKQDFYNNVIVPFKILLGVEISVNSTPIARSSSNENTASSTEDYHQIILSYYNEESLKPAIDSLTLYLRQHGFLILDKKALEFNPLVETVKPNVMALRSLSNQAVDNQGNKPAYKKHKSPVKQPKVHYN, from the exons ATGAACGTCTCCGTACTCAATCTTGAGTACTTTTTT GCAGTTAATCCCAATGTCAGCACTTACTTCGAGTCCAACAATGGATTATGGAGGGATTATATCAGCGAACTGGGAGCCTCTTATAGAATGGTGGACAATTTAATACCACTCCATGATATTGTCAACTCAATCAACTTgcaccaaattcaaatgAAGTCTACTTCCAATTATATCACCATCATGGAAcccaagatcaagaaccAGTTGATCACTGTTTCGATTCATGGAAACCAGGACTTTATCCGTAACTCCAAATCCGAAGTTTTGCTGAGATATAGCCAAGTCAACACCAAAACTATCCAGATTTCTCAAAGGGAGTTCTTGGCGATCAACGAGAAGTTCACTTCccagttgttcaagttgtgtTCACAGTACCACACTGAAATTGttatcaacaacagcaaaatGACCCAAGAAGACGGTATTGGTGCTCTTTCCGGCTACTACATTCATGTCTTGGGCAGCCAGGACAATATCACTATCACCGAATCTTCTTTGAGAATTCTCATTGACAACATCTTGAATAACTACTTTTTGGATTCCATTGATATCCAGTTGTCTATGATTCCTTTGATTGGAGGAATccagttgttcaacttcaaccagGTTGCCAAGCAgagcaacagcaacatctACATTCCAGATTTGTTACCAAGCTTGTTTAATTCCAAAATCTTTAGCAATACAAGCAACGTCAAGTTGTGGATCACAGCCAAAACCATTCCAGAAATTTTGTTGACCAAGAATATCATCGACAAGATCTCCGAagaaagattcagaaaCGATATCATTgtcaaagaaattgaacttaCCAAAGTTAAGATAGATTTGATGACATTGTACAATCAATCTGAGATCCTCAACATCATGTTCAAGCACGGGATTTTCATCCAAATGCCTAGCTTGGGGGAAAAGAACAACTGCAAAATCTTAATTCAAGGTTGTTCATTGGAAGCTGTGAATGAAGCAGTGTTGGAAGTCAACTTACTCAGCACAAGCTATTACTGCGTTCAGCTCAACTGTGTCGCTAACCAACTTAACGAATACAATTTAATTCAATTGATGCAAGACAGAAAGACTTGTGTGATCACTTCTAACAGATTTGGTATAGATATTAATGGTAACTCTGGGGAAATCAAACAATTGTTGAATGACATGGCTGCTACACCTTGTATTGACTTCAATACTTTGAAATTACGCTTGGAGTTACACAACAACCAAAGAGATTTTATCAGTGGCAAGAAGAACGGtaagttgatcaagatcatgaaccaattgaaccaattaCCTATGATCAAGTTCTCGCCATTTAATGAGTACAACTTTTATattgactttgaaatctATGAAGGTACAAATATGTCTGTACTTTTAAAGGGGTTGGACTTAATTGAAATGGAGTTACCTTctgaattgaaattcaacaTCCCAGAAGTATTTCATAAGTCGATCATTGGAAATGGTGGATCCATTATCCAATCTATCATGAAGAAGTACAacgtcttcatcaagttttcCAGCACTGTTTCTGgtacaacttcaaagaatATTTATTCGTTCAAGAGATATGATAACGTCTTGATCAAATGTCCTCGTAAAAACAGCAAGAACATCCAGTTGGTCaagaatgaaattgatCAATTAGTGTACCAATGTTGCTTAAACAATAACCCACCAAAGTCATTCCCAAATGCGACTACTACAGTCTACCACACTGTTAAGTTTCAGTTACTCAAGAGCCACTACTTGCTTCTTATTAACAATAACAAGCTACAAATCATCAACGAGTTAGAGAACGAAAACAACACTTACATCAACTTCCCTACTTCGATCGAAGAATTCAAGGGTAATGATGTTATCGTTGAGATCAAGGGTTCTGAGGCTCGCACAAAACACTGCTTCAAGCAAATAGAAGCCATGTTACCCAAGAACTACGAATTTAAGGTCACCATGAGCGTTGGAAAGTTCGAAGAGACTTTTAGTGGTGTTAACAAACAAgatttctacaacaacGTCATTGTTCCCTTCAAGATTTTGCTTGGAGTTGAGATCTCTGTCAACAGCACCCCAATTGCTAGAAGCAGTAGCAACGAAAATACTGCTTCCAGCACCGAGGATTACCACCAGATCATTCTTAGTTACTACAACGAAGAGAGCTTGAAGCCTGCCATTGACTCCTTGACGTTGTATTTAAGGCAACATGGATTTTTGATCTTGGACAAGAAAGCCTTAGAGTTCAACCCATTGGTTGAAACCGTAAAGCCTAACGTTATGGCTTTGAGACTGCTTTCCAACCAGGCTGTAGACAATCAGGGAAACAAACCAGCATACAAGAAGCACAAGTCTCCTGTTAAACAGCCAAAGGTAcactacaac
- a CDS encoding predicted protein encodes MLPFRTRGYNGYGVQYSPYFDNKLAVATAANYGLVGNGRLFILNIEPNGTIVEQTSWETQDGLFDLAWSEVHENQVTAASGDGSIKLFDLTVGQFPVMNWKEHTREVFSVNWNLVDKTNFISASWDGSMKVWSPQRPDSLLTLSHAQDFTTKSSPVESTARPPLSHQQQHQQSQHVNTANCIYNATFSPHSPSTVVSVNGSSHVQIWDIRAPRPLQIDYVAHGGLEALSCDWNKYKPTIIASAGTDKSVRIWDLRMITKIDQPHAHAPMPAYHIRGPTPLNELLGHQFAVRKVQWSPHDGQELISTSYDMSVRVWRDESNERARFLNMKNGGCKGVMGQHKEFVIGCDYSLWGEPGWVASTGWDEMVYVWDSKRLQ; translated from the coding sequence ATGCTTCCGTTCAGAACAAGAGGTTACAACGGCTATGGAGTACAATATTCGCCATACTTCGATAACAAGCTTGCTGTGGCTACAGCTGCTAATTATGGATTGGTCGGTAATGGACGGCTCTTTATATTGAATATAGAGCCCAACGGCACCATTGTAGAACAGACATCGTGGGAAACCCAGGACGGACTCTTCGATCTTGCGTGGAGTGAGGTTCACGAAAATCAGGTAACAGCAGCCAGCGGCGATGGGTCCATAAAATTGTTTGACTTGACGGTGGGACAATTCCCTGTCATGAACTGGAAGGAGCATACGAGAGAAGTTTTCTCTGTCAACTGGAACTTGGTGGATAAAACTAACTTCATCTCTGCAAGCTGGGACGGATCTATGAAAGTGTGGTCACCACAGCGTCCAGATTCGCTTTTGACCTTGAGCCATGCACAGGACTTCACCACCAAATCTCTGCCTGTAGAGCTGACTGCCAGACCACCTTTATCgcatcaacaacaacatcaacagctGCAACATGTGAACACAGCTAATTGCATCTATAACGCTACCTTTTCTCCGCATTCACCATCAACTGTAGTTAGTGTAAATGGATCTTCCCACGTTCAGATATGGGATATAAGAGCACCCAGACCCTTACAAATAGATTACGTTGCCCACGGGGGTCTTGAAGCCCTTTCGTGTGATTGGAACAAGTACAAGCCCACGATTATAGCATCAGCTGGTACTGATAAATCAGTGAGAATATGGGACTTAAGGATGATCACCAAAATCGACCAACCACACGCCCATGCTCCTATGCCTGCGTACCACATCAGAGGTCCTACTCCCTTGAACGAACTTCTTGGTCATCAGTTTGCTGTTAGAAAAGTACAATGGTCTCCTCACGATGGCCAGGAATTGATCAGTACTTCCTACGATATGTCCGTGCGAGTTTGGAGAGATGAGTCTAACGAGAGAGCCAGATTCTTGAACATGAAAAATGGAGGCTGCAAGGGTGTTATGGGGCAGCACAAAGAGTTTGTCATTGGTTGTGACTACAGTTTGTGGGGAGAACCAGGTTGGGTGGCGTCCACAGGCTGGGACGAAATGGTGTATGTTTGGGACAGCAAGAGGTTACAGTAG
- the CKT1 gene encoding choline kinase, with protein sequence MDITPANVSVQPRSRSRSRTRNSTANSRSTSSTRRPSVGKRSLSSSSLTKLVVTPTNIDHEKSVPTVSATLDNSLPLDFFKQDLIALVKTLKISKWHKRQLTISNLVVNRISGALTNSIYRIEYYDSQQNLSLPTLLLRVYGKNVEELIDRDSELATLIKLSQKRIGPRLLGIFANGRFEQFLDGFITLNKVQIRDEIISQMLGRRMKDLHYKIELDLHDVLSDLPTAWRLIFKWLKLFEEEYLPGYTKNNFDPKDVFFVEFGRFKEIVNLYKNWLFDKYDKESFSSNYKFCHNDTQYGNLLLHESFNPEDILVETPVPSTPTDESTPVIKSTSNKNDSKLVVIDFEYSGANFPAFDLVNHFSEWMADYHDEEKSYYIHEDKYPTQLQQLNLIKSYIEYDFQFPSSNLKTPNTPEQLLNGTADASELIQYEIKKMYNECIYWRATVQIFWCLWGVIQNGPLKPSSPASPNPNGFAEDGIDSTYNIITGVESVSLDGNVVVEEAISSSDDDFDYLKYSQQKVAIIVGELISFGLIKKEEIDEKYWDIIKYLDVKTLDI encoded by the coding sequence ATGGATATCACACCAGCCAACGTTTCCGTCCAGCCACGGTCTAGATCCCGTTcgagaacaagaaactcGACTGCCAACTCGAGAtccacttcttctacaagaagaCCGTCTGTTGGAAAGAGATCCTtatcgtcgtcttctttaACGAAGTTAGTTGTCACGCCTACCAACATCGACCACGAAAAATCTGTCCCAACTGTCTCAGCGACTTTGGATAATTCTTTGCCgctcgatttcttcaaacaagaTTTGATTGCTTTGGTCAAGACGTTGAAGATTTCGAAATGGCACAAGAGACAGTTGACCATATCCAACTTGGTGGTGAATAGAATCTCGGGTGCGCTCACGAACTCCATCTACCGTATCGAGTACTACGACAGCCAACAGAACTTGAGCTTGCCAACCTTGTTATTGAGAGTGTACGGTAAAAACGTCGAAGAACTCATCGATAGAGACCTGGAATTAGCTACTTTAATCAAGTTGTCACAAAAGAGAATCGGTCCTagacttcttggaatcTTCGCTAATGGTAGATTCGAGCAGTTTTTAGACGGATTCATCACGTTGAACAAAGTTCAGATCAGAGACGAAATTATCTCCCAGATGTTGGGTAGAAGAATGAAGGACTTGCACTACAAAATCGAATTAGACCTTCATGATGTTTTGTCCGATTTGCCTACAGCTTGGAGATTGATCTTCAAATGGTTAAAgctttttgaagaagaatacttgCCAGGATAcaccaagaacaacttTGACCCCAAAGACGTGTTTTTTGTAGAGTTCGGGAGATTCAAGGAAATCGTCAATCTCTACAAGAACTGGCTCTTTGATAAATATGACAAGGAATCGTTTTCGTCCAACTACAAGTTTTGTCACAACGATACCCAGTACGGTAACCTCTTGTTGCACGAATCGTTCAACCCAGAGGATATACTTGTAGAAACTCCGGTTCCATCTACTCCTACGGACGAGTCGACTCCTGTAATCAAGTCTACCTCTAACAAAAACGATAGTAAATTAGTTGTAATTGACTTCGAATATTCTGGAGCTAACTTCCCGGCTTTTGACTTGGTAAACCATTTCTCAGAGTGGATGGCTGATTATCATGACGAAGAGAAGTCGTACTATATCCATGAAGACAAGTACCCTACTCAGTTGCAGCAGttgaatttgatcaagtcttACATCGAATACGACTTCCAATTCCCCTCTTCCAACCTCAAGACGCCAAATACTCCAGAGCAGCTCTTGAATGGGACAGCCGATGCCAGTGAGTTGATCCAGTACGAAATCAAAAAGATGTACAACGAATGCATCTACTGGAGAGCCACTGTCCAGATTTTCTGGTGTCTCTGGGGAGTAATCCAGAATGGTCCACTCAAGCCTTCTTCCCCTGCATCGCCTAATCCTAACGGATTTGCTGAAGACGGTATAGACAGTACTTACAACATCATCACTGGTGTAGAGTCTGTGTCTTTGGACGGAAACGTAGTTGTAGAAGAGGCTATTTCCTCTAGTGATGATGACTTCGactacttgaagtactCACAGCAGAAGGTTGCTATTATTGTCGGCGAGCTAATCAGTTTTGGCTTAATtaagaaggaagagatcGACGAGAAGTATTGGGACATCATCAAGTATTTGGATGTCAAGACATTAGATATTTAG